In Campylobacter sp. VBCF_01 NA2, one DNA window encodes the following:
- the cbiM gene encoding cobalt transporter CbiM, which yields MHISEGVLPSEILISGWAISAPVVAYLAYRLKVEKIPQVACMSAIFFIASFIHLPVGASSVHLILGGLIGAVLGADAILAIFVGLMLQGVFFGFGGITILGVNTAIIGFPAVLGAVFVRAWRNAKMPTTTAFFLAGAVPILISTLLLDLILFASGKEFYTIITLISLESAVLAVLEGIIALFALKFIVRVKKEILL from the coding sequence ATGCACATTAGCGAAGGCGTTTTACCAAGCGAAATTTTAATCTCAGGCTGGGCGATAAGTGCGCCCGTGGTGGCGTATCTCGCATACCGCTTAAAAGTGGAGAAAATCCCGCAAGTAGCGTGCATGAGCGCGATTTTTTTCATCGCTTCATTTATCCATTTGCCAGTGGGCGCAAGCTCCGTGCATTTGATTTTGGGCGGATTAATCGGCGCAGTATTGGGTGCTGACGCGATTTTAGCGATATTTGTGGGGCTCATGCTTCAAGGGGTTTTCTTTGGCTTTGGTGGGATTACGATTTTGGGTGTAAATACCGCAATCATCGGCTTTCCAGCCGTTTTGGGCGCAGTGTTTGTGCGTGCGTGGCGAAATGCTAAAATGCCCACCACGACGGCATTTTTCCTAGCAGGAGCGGTGCCGATACTCATCTCGACGCTACTTTTGGATTTAATCCTTTTTGCTAGTGGCAAGGAATTTTACACAATCATCACGCTAATCTCGCTAGAATCGGCAGTTTTGGCGGTTTTGGAGGGGATTATCGCGCTGTTTGCGCTGAAATTTATCGTGCGCGTAAAAAAGGAAATTTTGCTATGA
- a CDS encoding DUF4198 domain-containing protein, whose product MKFKILSLLTCAATASFAHFGVVLADSDTIEDESKNKLNLVYEFTHPFEQNRMNLEIPNVAEIWINGEKKPFLQNLKAQKEGENAYFTAEFEVKEPGVYQFYFDPKPYFEPAEGKFIRHQSKTIIDAYGYGEGWDEPVGLKAEIVPLTRPFGLYAGNSFCGTVLYKNTPAKGVEVEVEYYNKSALKAPSEDHITQVVKTNANGEFCFTMPLSGHWGFAALIDDDEKIAHEGKEYGVELGAVLWVQTKDYEK is encoded by the coding sequence ATGAAATTTAAAATTTTATCCCTTCTAACCTGCGCCGCAACAGCGTCATTTGCGCACTTTGGCGTAGTTTTGGCAGATAGTGATACTATCGAAGATGAGAGCAAAAACAAGCTAAATTTAGTTTATGAATTCACTCACCCTTTCGAGCAAAATCGCATGAATTTAGAAATTCCAAATGTGGCTGAAATTTGGATAAATGGCGAGAAAAAGCCGTTTTTGCAAAATTTAAAAGCGCAGAAAGAGGGCGAAAACGCTTATTTCACAGCCGAATTTGAGGTAAAAGAACCGGGCGTTTATCAATTTTACTTCGATCCTAAGCCATATTTCGAACCAGCCGAGGGAAAATTTATCCGCCACCAAAGCAAAACCATAATCGACGCTTACGGATATGGCGAGGGCTGGGACGAGCCAGTGGGGCTAAAAGCCGAAATCGTGCCACTTACGCGCCCGTTTGGCCTGTATGCGGGAAACTCATTTTGCGGGACAGTATTATACAAAAATACCCCAGCTAAGGGCGTAGAAGTCGAGGTCGAATACTACAACAAATCCGCCCTAAAAGCCCCTAGCGAGGACCATATCACGCAGGTTGTAAAGACTAATGCAAACGGGGAATTTTGCTTTACGATGCCTCTATCTGGGCATTGGGGCTTTGCGGCGTTAATAGACGATGACGAAAAAATCGCGCACGAGGGCAAGGAATATGGCGTCGAGCTTGGCGCGGTGCTTTGGGTGCAGACCAAAGACTACGAAAAATAG
- a CDS encoding energy-coupling factor transporter transmembrane component T, with protein sequence MIYSFFVALGGKIYLSYFLPVLALLVLNFADFKEIFKKLAILNIFVFFMILSALIAQNSHFALLVFFRANLIMLFAILIFWKRDEYFLARGVRNLGLGDKISSIFYFCVKFIAFLRAELERQKTVLLVRGFMAKSSIFSYKTYANCVALLILGALGRAENLQNALITRGFSGKFFFAKEKFGALEIGFLFFVLICLFARLGEMI encoded by the coding sequence GTGATTTATAGCTTTTTTGTCGCACTTGGGGGCAAAATTTATCTTAGCTATTTTTTGCCAGTTTTGGCTCTTTTGGTGCTAAATTTCGCCGATTTTAAAGAGATTTTTAAAAAACTTGCGATTTTAAATATTTTTGTATTTTTTATGATACTAAGCGCGCTAATAGCGCAAAATTCGCACTTTGCACTGCTTGTGTTTTTTCGAGCAAATTTGATTATGCTTTTTGCAATTTTGATTTTTTGGAAGAGAGACGAGTATTTTTTGGCACGCGGGGTGCGAAATTTAGGGCTTGGGGATAAAATTTCATCTATTTTTTATTTTTGCGTGAAATTTATCGCGTTTTTGCGTGCGGAGTTAGAACGCCAAAAAACCGTGCTTTTGGTGCGTGGATTTATGGCGAAAAGTTCGATTTTTAGCTACAAAACCTACGCAAACTGCGTCGCGCTACTGATTTTAGGGGCGTTAGGCAGGGCAGAAAATCTGCAAAATGCCCTGATTACGCGCGGATTTAGCGGGAAATTTTTCTTCGCCAAAGAGAAATTTGGCGCACTTGAAATCGGATTTTTATTTTTTGTATTAATTTGCCTTTTTGCAAGGCTTGGAGAGATGATTTGA